From one Burkholderia pyrrocinia genomic stretch:
- a CDS encoding ABC transporter ATP-binding protein → MSALLEVDNLGVRFTSKDAPPIDAVSGVSFSLEAGKTLGIVGESGSGKSQTVMALLGLLAGNGTTTGAARYRGDNLLDMDTRALNKVRGDRIAMIFQDPMTSLNPFLTIERQMTETLQLHRKLSRRAATKRAIEALESVRIPDAARRIRMYPHEFSGGMRQRVMIAMALLSEPEILIADEPTTALDVTVQAQIIDLLRELNRERGTAIVLITHDMGVVAGLADDVMVMYAGRTVEYAPADSIFAAPSHPYTIGLLNALPRLTDADDAPLVAIPGNPPMPGTAPAGCAFAKRCTYAEERCGAARPALETFGAVGAVRACHRPVADLTGGLR, encoded by the coding sequence ATGAGCGCATTACTCGAAGTAGACAACCTCGGCGTGCGCTTCACGAGCAAGGACGCGCCGCCGATCGATGCGGTGAGCGGCGTGTCGTTTTCGCTCGAAGCCGGCAAGACGCTCGGCATCGTCGGCGAATCGGGCTCGGGCAAGAGCCAGACCGTGATGGCGCTGCTCGGCCTGCTGGCCGGCAACGGCACGACGACCGGCGCCGCGCGCTATCGCGGCGACAACCTGCTCGACATGGATACGCGCGCGCTGAACAAGGTGCGCGGCGACCGGATCGCGATGATCTTCCAGGATCCGATGACGTCGCTCAATCCGTTCCTGACGATCGAGCGGCAGATGACGGAGACGCTGCAGCTGCATCGCAAGCTGTCGCGCAGGGCGGCGACCAAGCGCGCGATCGAGGCGCTCGAATCGGTGCGCATTCCCGACGCGGCGCGGCGCATCCGCATGTATCCGCACGAGTTCTCGGGCGGCATGCGCCAGCGCGTGATGATCGCGATGGCGCTTCTGTCCGAGCCGGAAATCCTGATCGCCGACGAACCGACCACCGCGCTCGACGTGACCGTGCAGGCGCAGATCATCGACCTGCTGCGCGAGCTGAACCGCGAGCGCGGCACCGCGATCGTGCTGATCACGCACGACATGGGTGTGGTCGCCGGCCTCGCGGACGACGTGATGGTCATGTATGCGGGCCGCACCGTCGAATACGCGCCGGCCGATTCGATCTTCGCGGCGCCGTCGCATCCGTACACGATCGGCCTGCTCAACGCGCTGCCGCGCCTGACCGACGCGGACGATGCGCCGCTCGTCGCGATTCCCGGCAATCCGCCGATGCCCGGCACCGCGCCGGCCGGCTGCGCGTTCGCGAAGCGCTGCACGTATGCGGAAGAACGCTGCGGCGCCGCGCGCCCCGCGCTCGAAACCTTTGGCGCCGTGGGCGCGGTGCGCGCGTGCCACCGCCCCGTGGCCGATCTGACGGGAGGTCTGCGATGA
- a CDS encoding ABC transporter ATP-binding protein, giving the protein MSVDERRNAGATDDTLLSVDDLKVHFRVPLGGYPWSPKGTLRAVDGVSFDVKRGETVGLVGESGCGKSTLARALIGLVPMTAGTVKWRGEAVAPDHLRGNSMRREVQMIFQDPLASLDPRMTIEQVVAEPLVTHQAGLGRTEVRRRVVSMLERVGLNAHHLLRYPHEFSGGQCQRVGIARALIGEPKLVICDEPVSALDVSIQAQIVNLLRDLQRELSLSYLFVAHDLAVVKAISQRVLVMYLGRVMEFGTRHDVYGVPQHPYTKALLDAAPTPEPARERARRPMLLAGEMPSPLNPPSGCAFRTRCPVAIDACAQDVPLPEVRQGSAARVACIRAGAA; this is encoded by the coding sequence ATGAGCGTCGATGAACGCCGCAATGCCGGCGCGACGGACGACACGCTGCTGTCCGTCGACGATTTGAAGGTGCATTTCCGCGTGCCGCTGGGCGGCTATCCGTGGTCGCCAAAGGGCACGCTGCGCGCGGTCGACGGTGTGTCGTTCGACGTGAAGCGCGGCGAGACGGTCGGGCTCGTCGGCGAATCGGGCTGCGGGAAGTCGACGCTCGCGCGCGCGCTGATCGGCCTCGTGCCGATGACGGCCGGCACCGTGAAATGGCGCGGCGAAGCGGTTGCGCCCGACCACCTGCGCGGCAACTCGATGCGGCGCGAAGTGCAGATGATCTTCCAGGATCCGCTCGCATCGCTCGATCCGCGCATGACGATCGAGCAGGTCGTCGCCGAGCCCCTCGTCACGCACCAGGCCGGCCTCGGCCGCACCGAAGTGCGCCGCCGCGTGGTCTCGATGCTCGAACGCGTCGGCCTGAACGCGCATCACCTGCTGCGTTATCCCCACGAATTCTCGGGCGGGCAGTGCCAGCGCGTCGGCATCGCACGCGCGCTGATCGGCGAGCCGAAGCTCGTGATCTGCGACGAACCCGTGTCGGCGCTCGACGTGTCGATCCAGGCGCAGATCGTGAACCTGCTGCGCGACCTGCAGCGCGAACTGTCGTTGTCCTATCTGTTCGTTGCACACGATCTCGCCGTGGTGAAGGCGATCAGCCAGCGTGTGCTCGTGATGTATCTCGGCCGCGTGATGGAGTTCGGCACGCGGCATGACGTGTACGGCGTGCCGCAGCACCCGTACACGAAGGCGCTGCTCGATGCGGCGCCGACGCCGGAGCCGGCGCGCGAGCGTGCTCGCCGTCCGATGCTGCTGGCGGGCGAGATGCCCTCGCCGCTCAACCCGCCGTCCGGCTGCGCGTTCCGCACGCGCTGCCCGGTCGCGATCGACGCGTGCGCGCAGGACGTGCCGCTGCCGGAAGTGCGGCAGGGGTCGGCGGCGCGTGTCGCGTGCATTCGTGCGGGCGCGGCGTGA
- a CDS encoding phosphocholine-specific phospholipase C: MTSRRKFLQQTATSGLAAAALAAFPPSIRRALAIPAFHETGTIKDVKHVVLLMMENRAFDSYFGTFKGVRGYGDRFAVPSPNGRDVFYQTYTKATPATTCTPYHLDASQGNAQRAGGTPHTWADAQAAWDHGRMNRWPDAKTPLSMGYYDAAEVPFQRALADAFTLCDHYHCGMHTGTIANRLFYWSGTNGPNGISPADGSRVKIAALNNQFNGGNDIGPSSQGWTWTTYADRLQQAGVNWKVYQSLIDNFGCNEMMSFRHWRAAIEQMPAARRPAYVASTDITQPVTAAGAFYDPAIDDPLSPLAKGFGNTMPYGFLETFRDDIRNGTLPEVSWIIPPSAYSEHPGPSSPAQGGWYVQAVLDALTANPEVWSKTVLLVNYDENDGFFDHMPSPAVPSRNTDGTLAGGHTLRDADIAVEYHDFTPATSNQPATDGRPYGPGPRVPMWVVSPWSRGGWVNSQVFDHTSTLLFLEKRFGVAEPQISAYRRAVCGDLTSAFNFRSPNHEPLPTLAGHTTKSQVDALSAAQQAAPKIVPPAAPALPAQATGVRPSRALPYELHASARTDAGTGTVTLKFANTGRAAAVFHVYDKLHLDRLPQRYVVEPGKTLHGDWAARADNGGKYDLWVLGPNGYHRRFTGDLSRLAGARAPHPEVRVGYAGASGNLHLRLRNDGGGTVRFTVKSNQVYGPLPGRGANDDRGQGHGNEDGNSQGHHYGNGNGTGTTWTVTVRAGDQSELHWKLDSTGHWYDFIVTADSDASFSRRVAGRVETGRHSVSDPAMGLADRF; this comes from the coding sequence ATGACGTCACGCCGCAAATTCCTTCAACAGACCGCGACTTCCGGCCTCGCCGCCGCCGCGCTCGCCGCGTTTCCGCCGAGCATCCGCCGCGCGCTCGCCATTCCCGCGTTTCACGAAACGGGGACCATCAAGGACGTCAAGCACGTCGTGCTGCTGATGATGGAGAACCGCGCATTCGACAGCTACTTCGGCACGTTCAAGGGCGTGCGCGGCTACGGCGACCGCTTCGCGGTGCCGTCGCCGAACGGCCGCGACGTGTTCTACCAGACGTACACGAAGGCGACGCCCGCGACGACCTGCACGCCGTATCACCTCGACGCAAGCCAGGGCAACGCGCAGCGCGCGGGCGGCACGCCGCACACGTGGGCCGATGCGCAGGCCGCGTGGGACCACGGCCGGATGAACCGCTGGCCCGACGCGAAGACACCGCTGTCGATGGGCTATTACGACGCGGCGGAAGTCCCGTTCCAGCGCGCGCTCGCCGATGCGTTCACGCTGTGCGACCACTACCACTGCGGGATGCACACGGGCACGATCGCGAACCGCCTGTTCTACTGGAGCGGCACCAACGGCCCGAACGGCATCAGCCCGGCCGACGGCAGCCGCGTGAAGATCGCCGCGCTGAACAACCAGTTCAACGGCGGCAACGACATCGGCCCGTCGAGCCAGGGCTGGACCTGGACGACCTACGCCGACCGGCTGCAGCAGGCCGGCGTGAACTGGAAGGTCTACCAGAGCCTGATCGACAACTTCGGCTGCAACGAAATGATGAGCTTTCGCCACTGGCGCGCGGCGATCGAGCAGATGCCGGCCGCGCGCCGGCCCGCGTACGTCGCGTCGACGGACATCACGCAGCCCGTGACGGCGGCCGGCGCGTTCTACGATCCGGCGATCGACGATCCGTTGAGCCCGCTCGCGAAAGGCTTCGGCAACACGATGCCGTACGGCTTTCTCGAAACGTTCCGCGACGACATCCGCAACGGCACGCTGCCGGAAGTGTCGTGGATCATCCCGCCGTCCGCGTACAGCGAACACCCGGGCCCGTCGAGCCCCGCGCAGGGCGGCTGGTACGTGCAGGCCGTGCTCGATGCGCTGACGGCGAACCCGGAGGTGTGGAGCAAGACGGTGCTGCTGGTCAACTACGACGAGAACGACGGCTTCTTCGACCACATGCCGTCGCCGGCCGTGCCGTCGCGCAACACCGACGGCACGCTCGCGGGCGGCCATACGCTGCGGGATGCCGACATCGCCGTCGAATACCACGACTTCACGCCGGCCACGTCGAACCAGCCGGCGACCGACGGCCGTCCGTACGGCCCGGGCCCGCGCGTGCCGATGTGGGTCGTGTCGCCGTGGAGCCGCGGCGGCTGGGTCAACTCGCAGGTGTTCGACCATACGTCGACGCTGCTCTTCCTCGAGAAGCGCTTCGGCGTCGCCGAGCCGCAGATCAGCGCGTACCGCCGCGCGGTGTGCGGCGACCTGACGAGCGCGTTCAACTTCCGCTCGCCGAACCACGAACCGCTGCCGACGCTCGCGGGCCATACGACGAAAAGCCAGGTCGACGCGCTAAGCGCCGCGCAGCAAGCCGCGCCGAAGATCGTGCCGCCGGCCGCGCCGGCGCTGCCCGCGCAGGCCACCGGCGTGCGCCCGTCGCGCGCGTTGCCGTACGAACTGCATGCGAGCGCGCGGACCGATGCCGGCACCGGCACGGTCACGCTGAAGTTCGCGAACACGGGCCGCGCCGCCGCCGTGTTTCACGTCTACGACAAGCTGCATCTCGACCGCCTGCCGCAGCGCTACGTCGTCGAGCCGGGCAAGACGCTGCACGGCGACTGGGCCGCGCGCGCCGACAACGGCGGTAAATATGACCTGTGGGTGCTCGGCCCGAACGGCTATCACCGCCGCTTCACCGGCGACCTGAGCCGCCTGGCCGGTGCGCGCGCGCCTCATCCGGAAGTTCGCGTCGGCTATGCGGGCGCGAGCGGCAACCTCCACCTGCGGCTGCGCAACGACGGCGGCGGCACGGTGCGCTTCACGGTGAAGTCGAACCAGGTTTACGGGCCGCTGCCCGGCCGCGGCGCGAACGACGATCGCGGTCAGGGCCATGGCAACGAGGACGGCAACAGCCAGGGTCACCATTACGGCAATGGCAACGGCACGGGCACCACGTGGACCGTCACGGTGCGTGCCGGCGACCAGTCCGAACTGCACTGGAAGCTCGACTCGACCGGCCATTGGTACGACTTCATCGTCACCGCGGACAGCGACGCGAGCTTCTCGCGCCGCGTGGCCGGCCGCGTCGAAACGGGCCGCCACTCGGTCAGCGATCCGGCGATGGGGCTGGCCGACCGCTTCTGA
- a CDS encoding DedA family protein/thiosulfate sulfurtransferase GlpE, translating into MLRDLVAQYGPLLVFANVLAAAVGLPVPAMPTLVLFGAMAGMHPEIIGSQLVTVVALSVFGALIGDTVWYVAGRRYGGTTLKTICRLSLSRDTCVRKTERFFGRYGVRVLAVARFIPGLSLVSVPMAGALGTSYRTFAGYDALGAALWTIVGLVVGIVFYRQIDWLFAGASHLGHAVLLVIVALLAVYAAIRWMRRRTLIRQLAHARIGVDELENLLRDDAAPVVLDVRSPEHRKLDPFSIPGAQFADERQIADIVARYPFSQKFVVYCSCPNEVTAALMAKRLLDAGFTDALALRGGLDAWRDTGRQLTSLAEEMPAANDPVAGLHKPA; encoded by the coding sequence ATGCTCCGTGACCTCGTCGCCCAATACGGGCCGCTTCTCGTCTTCGCCAACGTGCTCGCGGCGGCCGTCGGCCTGCCGGTGCCCGCGATGCCGACGCTCGTGCTGTTCGGTGCGATGGCCGGGATGCACCCGGAAATAATCGGCTCGCAGCTCGTGACGGTGGTGGCGCTGTCGGTGTTCGGCGCGCTGATCGGCGACACCGTCTGGTACGTCGCCGGGCGGCGTTACGGCGGCACGACGCTGAAGACGATCTGCCGGCTGTCGCTGTCGCGCGATACCTGCGTGCGGAAGACCGAGCGCTTCTTCGGCCGCTACGGCGTGCGCGTGCTCGCCGTCGCACGCTTCATCCCCGGGCTGTCGCTCGTGTCGGTGCCGATGGCCGGCGCGCTCGGCACGAGTTATCGCACGTTCGCCGGTTACGACGCACTCGGCGCCGCGCTGTGGACGATCGTCGGGCTGGTGGTCGGGATCGTGTTCTACCGGCAGATCGACTGGCTGTTCGCCGGCGCGAGCCACCTCGGCCACGCGGTGCTGCTGGTGATCGTCGCACTGCTGGCCGTGTACGCGGCGATCCGCTGGATGCGCCGCCGCACGCTGATCCGCCAGCTCGCCCATGCGCGGATCGGCGTCGACGAACTCGAAAATCTGCTGCGCGACGACGCCGCGCCGGTGGTGCTCGACGTACGCTCGCCCGAACACCGCAAGCTCGACCCGTTCTCGATTCCCGGTGCGCAATTCGCCGACGAGCGGCAGATCGCCGACATCGTCGCGCGCTATCCGTTCTCGCAGAAGTTCGTCGTGTACTGTTCGTGCCCGAACGAAGTGACGGCCGCGCTGATGGCGAAGCGCCTGCTCGACGCAGGCTTCACCGATGCGCTCGCGCTGCGCGGCGGCCTCGACGCATGGCGCGATACGGGCCGCCAGCTCACGTCGCTCGCGGAAGAGATGCCCGCCGCGAACGACCCGGTCGCGGGGTTGCACAAGCCGGCCTGA
- a CDS encoding GNAT family N-acetyltransferase, translating into MTDIKIRHSETHDVDAIRQIAAHPAVYMNTLQLPFPSLEKWQKRLENVHERGVSLVAEIGGAVVGHLGLHVEPNPRRRHAAGLGMMVDAAHHGRGVGRRLLAAAIDLAENWLNITRLELTVFTDNRAAIALYEKHGFRIEGESPGYALRDGVHEAVYHMARIKGRA; encoded by the coding sequence ATGACCGACATCAAGATCCGGCACAGCGAGACGCACGACGTCGACGCGATCCGGCAGATCGCCGCCCATCCCGCGGTGTACATGAATACGTTGCAGCTTCCGTTTCCGTCGCTCGAGAAATGGCAGAAGCGGCTCGAAAACGTGCACGAGCGCGGCGTGAGCCTCGTCGCCGAAATTGGCGGCGCGGTGGTCGGCCATCTCGGCCTGCATGTCGAGCCGAATCCGCGCCGGCGCCATGCGGCGGGGCTCGGCATGATGGTCGATGCGGCCCATCACGGGCGCGGCGTCGGCCGCCGGCTGCTCGCGGCCGCGATCGATCTCGCGGAAAACTGGCTGAACATCACGCGTCTCGAGCTGACCGTGTTCACCGACAACCGCGCGGCAATCGCGCTCTACGAGAAGCACGGTTTCCGGATCGAAGGCGAATCGCCGGGCTATGCATTGCGCGACGGCGTGCATGAGGCCGTGTATCACATGGCGCGGATCAAGGGCCGGGCGTGA
- a CDS encoding OprD family porin, giving the protein MKKQKTIGTASKMLLAWGLPALAGVSLTGVAYADDAAPAPLQVAQSAGTGAPTQNAIINAEATQAVTPPDEPSAQSKSKGFIADSHLDFLFRNYADVLDSKGGPHRHAWVQGAMANFESGYTTGLIGIGFDASLYAALKLDGGQGAGSMVHIAKGGGGGNQLAWAYPGIYDIKARISNTVIKYGLQAIDNPFMEQHDNRALPPTFLGTTIVSNEFKNVMLEAGSFTKTNARGHTTLTNLTTQYGGTRINRLSYVGGTWDYSPNGEVALYANQADDVWHQYYASVKHSIGSPQTIKWTGFGNVYSTHDTGDALQGKIDNNAYSLSVAAQHGPHELLLGFQQVLGDQFFDYLNETNGIFLTNSMDVDYNAPHEKSLQLRYTFYGKEAGLPGFKAMVWGVTGWGADGSAGAANDPTKSSIYWSNGAPVQGRHHEFGFIPSYTFQSGKLKDTKVTFIAMWHTGSTHYSDATNKEYRLVVNLPLHAF; this is encoded by the coding sequence ATGAAGAAACAGAAGACGATCGGGACGGCATCGAAGATGCTGCTTGCATGGGGACTGCCGGCACTCGCCGGTGTCTCGCTGACGGGCGTGGCGTACGCCGACGACGCGGCGCCCGCGCCGCTGCAGGTCGCGCAGTCCGCCGGCACGGGCGCACCGACACAGAACGCCATTATCAATGCCGAGGCGACCCAGGCCGTCACGCCGCCCGACGAGCCGTCGGCGCAGTCGAAGTCGAAGGGCTTCATTGCCGACAGCCATCTCGACTTCCTGTTCCGCAACTATGCGGACGTGCTCGACAGCAAGGGCGGCCCGCATCGCCACGCATGGGTCCAGGGCGCGATGGCGAACTTCGAGTCGGGCTATACGACGGGCCTGATCGGTATCGGCTTCGACGCGTCGCTGTATGCGGCACTGAAGCTCGACGGCGGCCAGGGCGCCGGCAGCATGGTGCACATCGCGAAGGGCGGCGGCGGCGGCAACCAGCTCGCGTGGGCCTACCCGGGCATCTACGACATCAAGGCGCGCATCTCGAACACGGTGATCAAGTACGGTCTGCAGGCCATCGACAACCCGTTCATGGAGCAGCACGACAACCGTGCGCTGCCGCCGACGTTCCTCGGCACGACGATCGTCAGCAATGAATTCAAGAACGTGATGCTCGAGGCCGGCAGCTTCACGAAGACCAACGCGCGCGGGCATACGACGCTCACCAACCTGACGACGCAATACGGCGGCACACGCATCAATCGCCTGTCGTATGTCGGCGGCACGTGGGACTACTCGCCGAACGGCGAAGTCGCGCTGTATGCGAACCAGGCCGACGACGTGTGGCACCAGTACTACGCGTCGGTGAAGCACAGCATCGGCAGCCCGCAGACGATCAAGTGGACCGGCTTCGGCAACGTCTACTCGACGCACGACACGGGCGACGCGCTGCAGGGCAAGATCGACAACAACGCATACAGCCTGTCGGTGGCCGCGCAGCACGGCCCGCACGAGCTGCTGCTCGGCTTCCAGCAGGTGCTCGGCGACCAGTTCTTCGACTACCTGAACGAAACGAACGGCATCTTCCTGACCAACTCGATGGACGTCGACTACAACGCGCCGCACGAAAAGTCGCTGCAGCTGCGTTACACGTTCTACGGCAAGGAAGCGGGCCTGCCGGGCTTCAAGGCGATGGTCTGGGGCGTGACGGGCTGGGGTGCGGACGGCAGCGCGGGCGCGGCGAACGACCCGACCAAGTCGAGCATCTACTGGAGCAACGGCGCGCCGGTCCAGGGCCGTCACCACGAGTTCGGCTTCATCCCGTCGTACACGTTCCAGAGCGGCAAGCTGAAGGACACGAAGGTCACGTTCATCGCGATGTGGCACACCGGTTCGACTCACTACTCCGACGCGACGAACAAGGAGTACCGTCTGGTCGTGAACCTGCCGCTGCACGCGTTCTGA